One segment of Tenrec ecaudatus isolate mTenEca1 chromosome 1, mTenEca1.hap1, whole genome shotgun sequence DNA contains the following:
- the SERINC2 gene encoding serine incorporator 2, protein MGACLGACSLLSCASCLCGSAPCILCGCCPATRNSTISRLLFTTFLFLGVLVSIIMLSPGVESQLHKLPWVCEEGAQNPILQGHIDCGSLLGHRAVYRMCFATAAFFFLFSLLMICVRSSRDPRAAIQNGFWFFKFLVFVGITVGAFYIPDGPFPKIWFYFGVVGSFLFIIMQLVLLVDFAHSWNQQWLCKAEECDSRAWYAGLFFFTFLFYALSIAAVALLFIYYTQPGTCHEGKVFISLNLTFCVCVSIIAVLPKVQDAQPNSGLLQASVITLYTMFVTWLALSSVPDQKCNPHLPTHFGNETILADPVSYVTQWWDAPSIVGLIIFILCTFFISLRSSDHRQVNTLMQTEACPPMLEATQEQQVISEGRAFDNEQDGVTYNYSFFHFCMVLASLHIMMTLTNWYRPSETQKMISTWTAVWVKICASWAGLLLYLWTLVAPLLLPNRDFS, encoded by the exons ATGGgagcctgcctgggagcctgctcCCTGCTCAGCTGC GCTtcctgcctctgtggctctgcccCCTGCATCCTGTGCGGCTGCTGCCCTGCCACCCGCAACTCCACCATCAGCCGCCTCCTCTTCACCACCTTCCTCTTCCTGGGGGTGCTGGTGTCCATCATCATGCTGAGCCCTGGCGTGGAGAGTCAGCTGCACAAG CTGCCCTGGGTGTGTGAAGAGGGTGCCCAGAACCCCATCCTACAGGGACACATCGACTGTGGCTCCCTGCTCGGCCACCGTGCCGTCTACCGAATGTGCTTCGCCACGGCCGCCTTCTTCTTCCTGTTCAGCCTGCTCATGATCTGTGTGCGCAGCAGCCGGGATCCCCGGGCTGCCATCCAAAATGG GTTTTGGTTCTTTAAGTTCCTGGTCTTCGTGGGCATCACTGTGGGCGCCTTCTACATCCCGGACGGCCCCTTCCCCAAAA tCTGGTTCTACTTCGGCGTCGTGGGCTCCTTCCTCTTCATCATCATGCAGCTGGTGCTGCTGGTGGACTTCGCGCACTCCTGGAACCAGCAATGGCTGTGCAAGGCCGAGGAGTGCGACTCGCGCGCCTGGTACGCAG GTCTCTTCTTCTTCACCTTCCTCTTCTACGCGCTGTCCATTGCAGCGGTGGCACTGCTCTTCATCTACTACACGCAGCCCGGCACCTGCCACGAGGGCAAGGTCTTCATCAGCCTCAACCTCACCTTCTGCGTCTGCGTCTCCATCATCGCTGTCCTGCCCAAGGTCCAG GACGCTCAGCCAAACTCGGGCCTGCTGCAGGCCTCGGTCATCACGCTGTACACCATGTTTGTCACCTGGTTGGCCCTGTCCAGTGTGCCAG ACCAGAAATGCAACCCCCACCTACCGACCCATTTTGGCAATGAGACGATCCTGGCAGATCCTGTGAGTTACGTGACCCAGTGGTGGGACGCCCCCAGCATCGTGGGGCTCATAATCTTCATCCTGTGCACCTTTTTCATCAG TCTGCGCTCCTCAGACCACCGGCAAGTGAACACCCTTATGCAGACGGAAGCGTGCCCGCCCATGCTGGAGGCCACCCAGGAGCAGCAGGTGATCAGCGAGGGCAGGGCCTTTGACAACGAGCAAGATGGTGTGACCTACAACTACTCCTTCTTCCACTTCTGCATGGTCCTCGCCTCCCTGCACATCATGATGACGCTCACCAACTGGTACAG GCCCAGCGAGACCCAGAAAATGATCAGCACATGGACGGCGGTGTGGGTGAAGATTTGCGCCAGCTGGGCGGGGCTGCTGCTCTACCTGTGGACCCTGGTCGCCCCCCTGCTCCTGCCCAACCGAGACTTCAGCTGA